From the genome of Hymenobacter cellulosilyticus, one region includes:
- a CDS encoding glycoside hydrolase family 127 protein — protein sequence MKSLVPALLMAGLLSAPARAQTLKRSDYPIQAVSFTKVKLADTFWLPRLKTNTDVTIPASFQRCEATNRVKNFEMAAARQGKFATIFPFDDTDIYKTIEGASYSLKLYPDEELDQYMDELIKKVAAAQEPDGYLYTARTIDPAHPHNWAGPERWVKERELSHELYNSGHLYEAAVAHYEATGKKNLLTIALKNADLVCSVFGPGKRAVAPGHEIVEMGLVKLYRVTGKPEYLSTAKFFLDQRGQFKGYDPKSPDAWRNGSYWQDHKLVVDQKEAEGHAVRAEYLYSAMADVAALTGDQKLLAAVDSIWQNMVSKKLYVTGGTGAVPGGERFGGNYELPNTTAYNETCAAVANIYWNQRMFQLHGEAKYVDVLEKVLYNGLISGVGLDGKSFFYSNAMQVKNSTSFPQTEPQRAGWFDCSCCPTNLARLMPSLPGYVYAQNGRDVYANLFISGTTNLLVNQKPVRITQQNNYPWQGDLKFTVNSAATTDFNLLVRLPGWARGEAVPSDLYRFATPTEPKINIRVNGQPVAYTTRNGYAVLARKWRKNDVVEVQLPMDVRQVVANPRCRTTWAKWPCSVDR from the coding sequence ATGAAAAGCCTCGTTCCTGCTTTGTTAATGGCCGGTTTGCTAAGCGCGCCGGCCCGGGCCCAAACCCTCAAACGCTCCGACTACCCGATTCAGGCCGTGTCGTTTACCAAGGTCAAGCTGGCGGATACCTTCTGGCTGCCCCGGCTCAAGACCAACACCGATGTGACCATTCCGGCTTCGTTTCAGCGCTGTGAGGCCACCAATCGGGTCAAGAACTTCGAAATGGCCGCCGCCCGGCAGGGGAAGTTTGCCACCATCTTTCCCTTCGACGACACCGACATCTACAAAACCATCGAAGGCGCCTCGTACTCGCTCAAGCTCTATCCCGACGAAGAGCTGGACCAGTACATGGATGAGCTGATTAAGAAGGTGGCCGCAGCCCAGGAGCCCGACGGCTACCTTTACACGGCCCGTACCATCGACCCGGCCCACCCGCACAACTGGGCCGGGCCGGAGCGGTGGGTGAAGGAGCGGGAGCTGAGCCACGAGCTCTACAACTCGGGCCACCTCTACGAGGCCGCCGTGGCCCACTACGAGGCTACCGGCAAGAAAAACCTGCTCACTATTGCCCTCAAGAATGCCGATCTGGTGTGCTCGGTATTCGGGCCGGGCAAGCGGGCCGTGGCGCCCGGCCACGAAATCGTGGAAATGGGTCTGGTGAAGCTCTACCGCGTCACGGGCAAGCCCGAGTACCTGAGCACCGCCAAGTTTTTCCTCGACCAGCGGGGACAGTTTAAGGGCTACGACCCCAAAAGCCCCGATGCCTGGCGCAACGGCTCCTACTGGCAGGATCATAAGCTCGTGGTAGACCAGAAAGAAGCCGAGGGCCACGCCGTGCGGGCCGAATACCTGTACTCGGCCATGGCCGACGTGGCCGCCCTCACCGGCGACCAAAAGCTGCTGGCGGCCGTGGACAGTATCTGGCAGAACATGGTCAGCAAGAAGCTCTACGTGACCGGCGGTACGGGCGCGGTGCCGGGTGGGGAACGGTTTGGGGGCAATTACGAGCTGCCCAACACCACGGCCTACAACGAAACCTGCGCCGCGGTAGCCAACATCTACTGGAACCAGCGCATGTTCCAGCTCCACGGCGAGGCCAAATACGTGGACGTGCTGGAAAAAGTGCTCTACAACGGCCTGATTTCGGGCGTGGGGCTGGATGGCAAGTCCTTCTTTTACAGCAACGCCATGCAGGTGAAAAACAGCACGAGCTTCCCCCAGACCGAGCCCCAGCGCGCCGGCTGGTTCGACTGCTCCTGTTGCCCCACCAACCTGGCCCGCCTCATGCCGTCTTTGCCCGGCTACGTGTATGCCCAAAACGGCCGCGACGTGTACGCCAACCTGTTTATCAGCGGCACCACCAATTTGCTGGTCAACCAGAAGCCCGTGCGCATCACACAGCAGAACAACTACCCCTGGCAGGGCGACCTGAAATTCACCGTGAATTCCGCGGCTACTACCGACTTCAATCTGCTGGTGCGCCTGCCCGGCTGGGCCCGCGGTGAGGCCGTGCCGTCCGATTTGTACCGCTTTGCTACCCCTACTGAGCCGAAAATCAACATCCGCGTCAACGGGCAGCCGGTGGCGTATACCACCCGTAACGGCTACGCAGTGCTGGCCCGCAAGTGGCGCAAAAACGACGTGGTAGAAGTGCAGCTGCCCATGGACGTGCGCCAGGTGGTAGCCAACCCAAGGTGCAGGACGACCTGGGCAAAGTGGCCCTGCAGCGTGGACCGGTAA
- a CDS encoding family 43 glycosylhydrolase produces the protein MAHPGPPPRDPKLNDSLPGDGAIEAPFIFRKNGFYYLFTSFDYCCRGPQSTYKIMVGRSKSVTGPFVDRAGVALDQGGGTPVLVGDKNWFGLGHNSVYTFDNQDYLVFHGYDAADKGHSKLRIEKLTWDAAGWPVVQP, from the coding sequence GTGGCGCACCCTGGCCCGCCGCCCCGGGACCCCAAACTGAACGACTCCCTGCCCGGCGACGGCGCCATCGAAGCCCCGTTTATCTTCCGCAAAAACGGCTTCTATTACCTGTTCACCTCGTTCGACTACTGCTGCCGCGGCCCCCAGAGCACTTACAAAATCATGGTGGGCCGCTCCAAATCCGTGACGGGCCCATTTGTGGACCGGGCCGGCGTGGCCCTGGACCAGGGCGGCGGCACCCCAGTGCTGGTCGGCGACAAAAACTGGTTTGGCCTGGGCCACAACTCGGTGTATACTTTCGACAATCAGGATTACCTCGTGTTTCACGGCTACGACGCGGCCGACAAAGGCCACTCCAAGCTCCGGATTGAAAAGCTTACCTGGGACGCCGCCGGCTGGCCGGTGGTACAGCCCTGA
- a CDS encoding family 43 glycosylhydrolase, translating to MRFSLSQLWCLVLLLTVLGAQAQTAPPLIGAHDPVLIRQDGTYYMFGTGPGIAVWSSKDRLNWTREQPVFAQAPAWAVQAVPGFQNNHIWAPDISFHNGVYSLFYSISAFGKNTSCIGLATNKTLNPKSPDYKWIDHGRVIQSVPGRDMWNAIDPNLIRDEAGTPWLSFGSFWEGIKLVKLRPDLKAPAQPEQWRTLARRPGTPN from the coding sequence ATGCGCTTCTCTCTTAGCCAGCTCTGGTGCCTGGTTTTACTGCTCACCGTGCTTGGGGCCCAGGCCCAGACCGCGCCGCCGCTGATTGGGGCCCACGACCCGGTGCTGATCCGGCAGGACGGCACGTACTACATGTTCGGGACCGGGCCGGGCATTGCGGTGTGGTCGTCGAAGGACCGGCTGAACTGGACGCGGGAGCAGCCGGTATTTGCCCAGGCCCCGGCCTGGGCAGTACAGGCCGTGCCGGGCTTCCAGAACAACCACATCTGGGCCCCCGACATTTCGTTTCACAACGGCGTGTACTCGCTGTTTTACTCGATTTCCGCCTTTGGCAAAAACACCTCCTGCATCGGGCTGGCCACGAATAAAACCCTGAACCCGAAGTCGCCCGACTATAAGTGGATCGACCACGGGCGGGTAATTCAGTCGGTGCCGGGGCGGGATATGTGGAACGCCATTGACCCCAACCTGATTCGGGACGAGGCCGGCACGCCCTGGCTTAGCTTCGGCTCGTTTTGGGAGGGCATCAAGCTGGTAAAGCTGCGGCCCGACCTGAAAGCCCCGGCCCAGCCCGAGCAGTGGCGCACCCTGGCCCGCCGCCCCGGGACCCCAAACTGA
- a CDS encoding glycoside hydrolase family 43 protein: MTINTLARLICLLLTPALLPTAAQAQARPEPVAGNPIIKDKYTADPAALVHKGTVYLYAGHDEAPARQERYVMHEWLCYSSQDMVTWKEHPSPLNVKAFAWAKDDAWASQVIERNGKFYWYAAVEHGSIPGKAIGVAVSDSPTGPFKDARGSALITNDMTTEAKISWDDIDPTVIVDEKGQAYLYWGNTICYWAKLKPNMTELDGPINKVTTLPKFTEAPWVHKRGNWYYLSYAYQFPEKIAYAMSRSIEGRGSSRAF, encoded by the coding sequence ATGACAATCAACACCTTAGCCCGCCTGATTTGCCTGCTGCTGACCCCGGCACTGCTGCCAACGGCGGCGCAGGCCCAGGCCCGGCCCGAACCCGTGGCCGGCAACCCGATTATCAAAGACAAATACACGGCCGACCCGGCCGCGCTGGTGCACAAGGGCACGGTGTACCTGTACGCTGGCCACGATGAAGCTCCGGCCCGGCAGGAGCGCTACGTGATGCACGAGTGGCTTTGCTACTCCTCCCAGGACATGGTGACCTGGAAAGAGCACCCTTCCCCGCTCAACGTCAAGGCTTTTGCCTGGGCCAAGGACGACGCCTGGGCCTCGCAGGTGATAGAGCGGAACGGTAAGTTTTACTGGTATGCCGCCGTGGAGCACGGTTCCATTCCCGGCAAAGCCATTGGCGTGGCGGTGTCCGACAGCCCCACTGGTCCGTTTAAAGACGCCCGGGGCTCGGCCTTGATTACCAACGACATGACCACCGAGGCCAAAATCAGCTGGGACGATATTGACCCCACGGTGATTGTCGACGAGAAAGGCCAGGCCTACCTGTACTGGGGCAACACGATTTGCTACTGGGCCAAGCTCAAGCCCAATATGACCGAACTGGACGGGCCCATCAACAAGGTGACCACGCTGCCCAAGTTCACGGAGGCGCCGTGGGTGCACAAGCGCGGCAACTGGTATTACCTGAGCTACGCCTACCAGTTTCCCGAGAAAATTGCCTACGCCATGAGCCGCAGCATCGAGGGCCGTGGGAGTTCAAGGGCATTTTAA
- a CDS encoding alpha-L-arabinofuranosidase C-terminal domain-containing protein, with product MPTFSPTRFVQLASSAALCTLSLAPALAQTKPTAANTITVQVNKPGAPIAKTMYGLFFEDINFAADGGLYPELVKNKSFEIPGQHFIGWNAIRGAAALETYTVSSEKPISATNNHFVRLTAKTASPDAGLINEGFRGMGIKQNAEYTFSVYLRRGLGSVSGLNVTLEEEGGRGAGPEVSPSGRVLAQTKITGLTADWKKYTVVLKSAGTAAKARLKLTLDGAGTLDMDVVTLFPKDTWNKRENGLRTDLVQLLKDMNPGFLRFPGGCIVEGRTLTERYQWKETIGDVASRVPLVNRWNMEFRHRSTPDYYQSFGLGFFEYFQLSEDIGAEPVPILNVGMACQFNSSELAPITTAAGGPSVNEVPAHNHADDDPTLETFIQDALDLVEFANGPASSPWGAKRVAMGHPKPFDLKYIGIGNEQWGPQYLERYEPFAKALKAKYPGINIVSSVGPSPDGDLFDKATKRLRELKAEVIDEHYYASPEWFRKNVGRYDNYPTTGSKIFAGEYAAQSVGIASPDNKNSWDCALSEAAFMTGLERNADKVIMASYAPLFAHVDAWQWTPDMIWFDNLRAYGTPNYYVQKMYSTNPGTTMLPVQRADNGQNGQDNLFSSAVADDKTGEIVVKLINYSPEARPVAINLQGVKKLGKTGKATVLASNDLNAVNTLDQPLNVAPKDESFKVSSANLTYTLAPNSFTVLRIPGKR from the coding sequence ATGCCCACCTTTTCCCCCACCCGATTTGTGCAGTTAGCTAGCAGCGCGGCCCTGTGCACGCTGAGCCTGGCTCCGGCCCTAGCCCAAACCAAGCCGACGGCGGCTAATACCATTACCGTGCAGGTCAACAAGCCCGGAGCACCCATCGCCAAAACGATGTACGGCCTGTTTTTCGAAGACATCAACTTCGCCGCCGACGGGGGCCTCTACCCCGAGCTGGTCAAGAACAAGTCGTTTGAGATTCCCGGGCAACACTTTATTGGCTGGAACGCTATTCGCGGGGCAGCGGCCCTGGAAACCTACACGGTCAGCAGCGAAAAGCCGATTAGCGCCACCAACAACCACTTTGTGCGCCTCACGGCCAAAACGGCCAGCCCCGACGCGGGCCTGATCAACGAAGGGTTCCGGGGCATGGGTATCAAGCAGAATGCGGAATATACTTTCTCCGTGTACCTGCGCCGCGGCCTGGGCAGTGTGAGCGGCCTGAACGTGACCCTGGAAGAGGAAGGTGGCCGCGGTGCCGGCCCGGAAGTAAGCCCCTCGGGCCGGGTGCTGGCCCAAACCAAGATTACGGGCCTCACCGCCGACTGGAAGAAGTATACCGTGGTTCTCAAGTCGGCGGGGACGGCGGCCAAGGCCCGGCTCAAGCTGACCCTGGACGGGGCCGGCACGCTGGACATGGACGTGGTAACGCTGTTTCCGAAAGACACCTGGAACAAGCGCGAAAACGGCCTGCGCACCGACCTGGTGCAGCTGCTCAAGGACATGAACCCGGGTTTTCTGCGCTTTCCCGGCGGCTGCATCGTGGAGGGCCGCACCCTGACGGAGCGCTACCAGTGGAAGGAAACCATCGGCGACGTGGCCTCCCGCGTGCCGCTGGTGAACCGCTGGAACATGGAGTTCCGCCACCGCTCCACCCCGGACTATTATCAGTCGTTTGGCCTGGGCTTTTTCGAGTATTTCCAGCTTTCCGAGGACATTGGGGCCGAGCCCGTGCCGATTCTGAACGTGGGCATGGCCTGCCAGTTCAACTCCTCGGAGCTGGCCCCCATAACCACGGCTGCCGGCGGACCGAGCGTGAATGAGGTGCCGGCCCATAATCACGCCGATGACGACCCCACGCTGGAAACCTTTATTCAGGACGCCCTGGACCTGGTGGAATTTGCCAACGGTCCGGCCAGCAGCCCCTGGGGCGCCAAGCGCGTGGCCATGGGCCACCCGAAGCCTTTCGACCTGAAGTATATCGGTATCGGCAACGAGCAGTGGGGCCCGCAGTACCTGGAGCGCTACGAGCCGTTTGCTAAGGCCCTGAAAGCCAAGTATCCGGGCATCAACATCGTGTCCAGCGTAGGCCCCAGCCCCGACGGGGACTTGTTTGACAAAGCCACCAAGCGCCTGCGCGAACTGAAGGCCGAGGTGATTGATGAGCACTACTACGCCAGTCCGGAGTGGTTCCGCAAAAACGTGGGCCGCTACGACAACTACCCCACCACCGGCTCCAAGATTTTTGCCGGCGAGTACGCGGCCCAGAGCGTGGGCATTGCTAGCCCCGACAACAAAAACAGCTGGGACTGCGCCCTTTCGGAAGCGGCCTTTATGACGGGGCTGGAGCGCAACGCCGACAAAGTGATTATGGCCTCCTACGCCCCGCTGTTCGCCCACGTCGACGCCTGGCAGTGGACGCCGGACATGATTTGGTTCGACAACCTGCGCGCTTACGGGACGCCCAACTACTACGTGCAGAAAATGTACTCCACCAACCCCGGCACCACCATGCTGCCGGTGCAGCGCGCCGATAACGGCCAAAACGGGCAGGACAACCTGTTCAGCAGCGCCGTGGCCGACGACAAAACCGGGGAAATTGTGGTGAAGCTGATCAACTACTCCCCTGAGGCCCGGCCCGTGGCCATCAACCTGCAGGGCGTGAAAAAGCTGGGCAAAACCGGCAAGGCTACTGTGCTGGCTAGCAATGACCTGAACGCCGTGAATACCCTGGACCAGCCCCTGAACGTGGCTCCCAAGGACGAGTCGTTCAAGGTAAGTTCGGCCAACCTGACTTACACGCTGGCCCCGAATTCATTCACGGTGCTGCGCATTCCCGGCAAGCGCTAA
- a CDS encoding LacI family DNA-binding transcriptional regulator produces MADLARELGVSMTTISRALSDHHSIGPAMKQKVLKLAKKYNYQPNRLASALRKGKSQLIGIIVPYIEGRFFPSVVHGIETAASKAGYNVIICQSNEDVAQERRNLEILLSAQVAGILVSLSRTTLDVRHFEKVRSRGLPLVFFDRIVEGDNVNAVVLNDQEGGYLSTRHLLSQGCRRIAHLAGPQHLNIYKNRRQGYLDALREAGIAEDEQLIHYADMSQEQGSTAMRQLLTLPEPPDAVFAAGDYSALGAMQEARRQGLRVPQDMAITGFSNETFTLITEPAMTTIDQRCEEMGQAAVRLLLEVIDAGGAPFTPRQVALRPELLVRTSSVRQTEPELVARSYTSTFVP; encoded by the coding sequence ATGGCCGACCTTGCCCGGGAGCTGGGCGTGTCGATGACGACAATTTCGCGGGCCCTGAGCGACCATCACAGCATTGGGCCAGCCATGAAGCAGAAGGTGCTCAAGCTGGCCAAAAAGTATAACTACCAGCCCAACCGCCTGGCCTCAGCCCTGCGCAAAGGCAAAAGCCAGCTCATCGGTATTATCGTGCCCTATATCGAAGGCCGCTTTTTCCCGTCGGTAGTGCACGGTATCGAAACGGCGGCTAGCAAAGCAGGCTACAACGTGATTATCTGCCAGTCGAACGAGGACGTAGCCCAGGAGCGGCGCAACCTCGAAATCTTGCTCAGCGCCCAGGTCGCGGGCATCCTGGTGTCGTTGTCGCGCACAACCCTCGACGTGCGCCACTTCGAGAAAGTACGCAGCCGGGGCTTGCCGCTGGTGTTTTTCGACCGGATTGTGGAGGGTGACAACGTGAATGCCGTGGTGCTCAACGACCAGGAGGGGGGCTACCTTTCCACCCGCCACCTGCTAAGCCAAGGCTGCCGCCGTATTGCCCACCTGGCCGGTCCCCAGCACCTGAATATCTACAAAAACCGCCGCCAGGGCTACCTCGACGCGCTTCGAGAAGCCGGCATTGCCGAGGATGAGCAGCTGATTCACTACGCCGACATGAGCCAGGAGCAGGGCTCCACGGCCATGCGCCAGCTGCTGACCTTGCCCGAGCCGCCCGACGCCGTGTTTGCCGCCGGCGACTACAGCGCCCTCGGAGCCATGCAGGAAGCCCGGCGTCAGGGCCTGCGCGTGCCCCAGGACATGGCTATTACTGGCTTCAGCAACGAGACCTTCACGCTTATCACTGAGCCGGCCATGACCACCATCGACCAGCGCTGCGAGGAAATGGGCCAGGCCGCCGTGCGGCTGCTGCTGGAGGTAATCGACGCGGGTGGAGCCCCATTTACGCCCCGGCAGGTGGCCTTGCGACCTGAGTTGCTGGTTCGCACTTCCTCCGTACGCCAAACGGAGCCCGAACTGGTAGCCCGGAGCTATACCAGCACCTTTGTCCCGTAG
- a CDS encoding NCS1 family nucleobase:cation symporter-1 encodes MPAPLPSAVRTADPGLSSEDLAPIAPTERSWGTGNYAALWISMSLCIPTYMLASSLIEGGMNWWQALLTIFLGNSIVLVPMLLNGRAGAKYGIPFPVLARASFGVRGANVPALLRALIACGWFGIQTWIGGYALYQMGVLWLPGLATLPAVFPTSWALATGPAITFVLFWLLNMYVVHLGVESIRKLLVFKAFFLPVAALALLWWAISAGHGLGPILAQPSKFASSAAFWAFFFPSLTGMVGFWATLSLNIPDFTRYAVSQRAQLLGQALGLPSSMTVFSFVGVVVTSATFVIYGKTIWDPVVLAGKFDSKLLVSVAMLAVALSTLATNIAANIVSPANDFANVSPERISFKTGGYITGVLGLLIFPWKLIADPSGYIFTWLVGYSGLLGPIGGIMLADYYLLRKEYLNVPELYQYQGQYTYRQGYNLRALAALVVGILPNIPGFLAAVGAVDKQTLWPALVALYYYAWFVGFFVSGGVYLLLMAQEKRAGVSSPLEVAQG; translated from the coding sequence ATGCCTGCACCTCTACCCAGTGCCGTCCGGACTGCTGACCCGGGCCTCAGCAGTGAAGATCTGGCCCCTATTGCCCCAACGGAGCGTAGCTGGGGTACCGGCAACTACGCTGCCCTCTGGATCAGCATGAGCCTGTGCATCCCGACCTACATGCTGGCCAGCTCCCTGATTGAGGGCGGTATGAACTGGTGGCAGGCGCTGCTGACCATCTTTCTGGGCAACTCCATCGTGCTGGTGCCCATGCTGCTCAATGGCCGGGCGGGCGCCAAGTATGGCATTCCGTTTCCGGTGCTGGCCCGGGCTAGCTTTGGCGTGCGTGGGGCCAACGTGCCGGCTCTGCTCCGGGCCCTGATTGCCTGCGGCTGGTTTGGCATTCAGACCTGGATTGGGGGTTACGCACTGTATCAGATGGGTGTGCTCTGGCTGCCAGGACTGGCTACATTGCCGGCCGTGTTTCCAACTTCCTGGGCCCTGGCCACGGGACCAGCCATCACGTTTGTGCTGTTCTGGCTGCTCAATATGTACGTGGTACACCTCGGGGTGGAAAGCATCCGCAAGCTGCTGGTGTTCAAGGCGTTTTTTCTGCCGGTTGCCGCCCTGGCCCTGCTGTGGTGGGCCATTTCGGCCGGCCATGGGCTGGGTCCGATTCTGGCTCAACCGTCCAAATTTGCTTCCAGCGCAGCTTTTTGGGCGTTCTTCTTTCCCTCCCTGACTGGTATGGTGGGCTTTTGGGCCACGCTGTCCTTGAACATTCCCGATTTCACCCGCTACGCCGTTAGTCAGCGGGCCCAGCTGCTGGGGCAGGCCCTAGGCTTACCATCTTCCATGACGGTTTTCTCTTTTGTGGGCGTGGTCGTCACCTCGGCTACCTTCGTGATTTACGGCAAAACCATCTGGGACCCGGTCGTGCTGGCCGGCAAGTTTGACAGCAAGCTGCTGGTGAGCGTGGCCATGCTGGCCGTGGCCCTCTCGACATTGGCAACCAACATTGCGGCCAACATCGTGAGTCCGGCCAACGACTTTGCCAACGTGTCGCCCGAGCGGATTTCGTTTAAAACTGGGGGCTACATTACCGGCGTGCTGGGTTTGCTGATTTTTCCCTGGAAGCTCATTGCCGACCCTTCAGGCTATATTTTCACCTGGCTGGTGGGCTATTCGGGCCTGCTCGGGCCCATTGGCGGCATCATGCTGGCCGACTACTACCTGCTGCGCAAAGAGTACCTCAATGTGCCTGAGCTGTACCAGTACCAGGGCCAGTATACCTACCGGCAGGGCTATAACCTGCGGGCCCTAGCGGCACTTGTCGTTGGTATTCTGCCCAATATTCCGGGCTTTCTGGCCGCCGTCGGCGCGGTCGACAAGCAAACCCTTTGGCCCGCCCTGGTTGCCCTCTACTACTACGCCTGGTTTGTCGGCTTCTTCGTGTCGGGCGGCGTGTATCTGCTGCTCATGGCTCAGGAGAAGCGGGCTGGAGTATCTTCTCCGCTGGAGGTAGCACAAGGCTAA
- a CDS encoding DUF551 domain-containing protein — protein MPPVTTPLWIARAQQLPQPNQQVLVYVPTSWLEITVATYKPTNASKSAHMFVTPDPRGVDRYVKGVTHWMPLPAPPELTNPT, from the coding sequence ATGCCCCCTGTTACTACCCCACTATGGATTGCCCGTGCTCAGCAGCTGCCCCAGCCTAATCAGCAAGTATTGGTATACGTTCCTACTTCCTGGCTGGAAATAACGGTAGCTACCTACAAGCCGACCAACGCCTCTAAATCGGCGCATATGTTTGTTACTCCGGATCCGCGCGGCGTCGACCGTTACGTAAAAGGCGTTACGCACTGGATGCCCTTGCCCGCCCCACCAGAGTTGACTAACCCAACCTAA